The following proteins are encoded in a genomic region of Candidatus Paceibacter sp.:
- a CDS encoding class I SAM-dependent methyltransferase encodes MNLDYKQNKSYGQELSDNNKMSARGRNVKERLELLKKSGIFPPAEILEVVSHEGLFLKMAKGKGFGVMGIEPNAHAASHARAEGIETIEGYFEEAFDKVAGRRFDVAALFHVLEHVPDYADCLSKIKSILKLGGWLVLEVPNGKSYRAKKYGKDWMYFYEEHLHDFSPERLKNELGRLGFEVIDIYFRDFDCAHLSLRALLDRLLPFKFRGMNIKIRNQVKEDATAGKNAESHEPEVKNAGFFLSCVKNFLAFCVNVLKRGDFILVVAKAK; translated from the coding sequence ATGAACCTGGATTACAAACAAAACAAAAGCTACGGCCAGGAATTGTCGGACAATAATAAAATGTCCGCCCGGGGAAGGAATGTGAAGGAGAGGCTGGAATTGCTCAAAAAATCGGGGATATTTCCTCCGGCGGAAATCCTTGAAGTGGTCTCGCACGAAGGATTGTTTTTAAAAATGGCCAAAGGAAAAGGTTTTGGAGTAATGGGTATTGAGCCAAACGCGCACGCGGCCAGTCATGCCCGGGCAGAAGGCATAGAAACAATAGAAGGATATTTTGAAGAGGCTTTTGATAAAGTGGCCGGCCGGCGGTTTGACGTCGCGGCGCTTTTTCACGTTTTGGAGCACGTTCCGGATTACGCGGATTGCCTGTCCAAGATAAAATCAATTTTGAAGCTGGGCGGATGGCTGGTTTTGGAAGTTCCCAACGGCAAAAGTTATCGGGCAAAAAAATATGGCAAGGACTGGATGTATTTTTACGAAGAACACCTACACGACTTTTCGCCGGAGCGGCTTAAAAACGAACTCGGCCGGCTCGGCTTTGAAGTCATTGATATATACTTCAGGGATTTTGACTGCGCCCATTTGAGCTTAAGAGCGCTGCTGGACAGGCTGTTGCCGTTTAAATTTCGGGGTATGAACATTAAAATAAGAAACCAGGTCAAAGAAGACGCTACCGCCGGAAAGAATGCGGAAAGCCACGAACCTGAAGTAAAAAACGCCGGATTCTTCCTGTCGTGCGTGAAAAATTTTTTGGCCTTTTGCGTTAATGTTTTAAAGCGGGGAGATTTTATATTGGTTGTGGCAAAAGCAAAATGA